A portion of the Ricinus communis isolate WT05 ecotype wild-type chromosome 10, ASM1957865v1, whole genome shotgun sequence genome contains these proteins:
- the LOC8264752 gene encoding protein CANDIDATE G-PROTEIN COUPLED RECEPTOR 7, with protein sequence MTKLPFILLLLITLLSLTTAEIKSLTITNDNRPMILFEKFGFTHTGHVTISVSSVSVSSSINAPNPIPSRLGFFLLSEESLLQVLLEIQQNPNFCVLDSHYTLHLFTFRDLSPPPLSSFHQSYPVTAPNEYSLFFANCAPETRVSMNVKTEVYNLDGDGSRDFLSAGLTHLPSLYFIYSIAYLAFLGFWIYTCYMNRRSVHRIHFLMAGLLLMKALNLICAAEDKHYVKVTGTPHGWDILFYIFQFIRVVLLFTVIVLIGTGWSFIKPFLQEKEKKVLMIVIPLQVLANVAFVVIGETGPFIKDWVTWNQVFLLVDIICCCAIIFPIVWSIRSLRETSKTDGKAARNLAKLQLFRQFYIVVIGYLYFTRIVVFALKTIAAYKYQWVSNAAEETASLVFYAVMFYMFRPVEKNEYFVLDEEEEEAAELALKDEEFEL encoded by the coding sequence ATGACGAAACTACCCTTCATCCTCCTTCTCCTCATCACCCTCCTTAGTCTCACCACCGCCGAAATCAAATCCTTAACAATCACAAACGACAACCGCCCCATGATCCTCTTCGAGAAATTCGGCTTCACACACACCGGCCACGTGACAATTTCCGTCTCCTCCGTCTCCGTCTCCTCCTCAATCAACGCCCCAAACCCTATCCCTTCACGCCTCGGCTTTTTCCTCTTATCTGAAGAATCTCTTCTCCAAGTTCTCCTCGAGATCcaacaaaaccctaatttctgCGTCCTCGATTCCCACTACACTCTCCACCTCTTCACTTTCCGCGACCTATCTCCGCCTCCACTGTCATCTTTTCACCAGTCTTATCCCGTTACCGCCCCTAATGAGTACTCTCTTTTCTTCGCTAATTGCGCACCTGAAACACGCGTTTCCATGAATGTTAAAACCGAAGTCTATAATCTTGATGGAGACGGTTCTAGAGATTTTCTCTCTGCAGGTTTAACGCATTTACCTTCgctctattttatttattctattgcCTATCTTGCTTTTCTCGGATTCTGGATTTACACTTGTTATATGAATAGAAGGTCCGTGCATCGGATCCATTTTCTGATGGCTGGATTATTGTTAATGAAAGCGCTTAATTTGATATGTGCTGCGGAGGACAAGCATTATGTGAAAGTTACTGGTACTCCTCATGGTTGGGATATATTGTTCTATATATTTCAGTTTATTCGTGTCGTATTGTTGTTTACTGTGATCGTTTTGATTGGCACTGGTTGGTCGTTTATAAAGCCCTTTTTAcaagagaaggaaaagaaggttCTGATGATTGTGATTCCGCTTCAGGTTTTAGCTAATGTAGCTTTTGTTGTTATTGGTGAGACTGGTCCGTTTATTAAAGATTGGGTTACTTGGAATCAAGTGTTCTTGTTGGTTGATATTATTTGTTGCTGCGCCATTATTTTCCCGATTGTTTGGTCGATTCGGTCTTTGCGAGAGACATCCAAAACTGATGGCAAGGCTGCAAGGAACTTGGCTAAATTGCAATTGTTTAGGCAGTTCTACATTGTTGTGATTGGGTACTTGTATTTTACGAGGATCGTGGTGTTTGCCCTTAAGACTATTGCTGCTTATAAGTACCAGTGGGTTAGTAATGCTGCTGAGGAGACTGCCAGTTTGGTGTTTTATGCAGTGATGTTTTATATGTTTAGGCCGGTTGAGAAGAATGAGTACTTTGTTCTTGATGAGGAGGAAGAGGAGGCTGCAGAGTTGGCTCTCAAGGATGAAGAATTTGAACTTTGA